AAATTTTAAAAGAAGAAATAAAACTATAGCTTATTTTCCCTCTTTATTTTGTATCTTGGGGATCCAAATCAATTATTGTTTATGAACTACAGATTCCCTCTTATAGTCAGGTTAACCTTTATCCTACTTTTCATTTTCTTGTTCTTTTATGGAGTAATCGTTGCCAGGAATTTCCTTGGCCCTTTGGTTTTGGCCGGCCTTTTCAGTTATCTTTTGCTTCCCCTGGTGAATTTCCTTGAAAGACATCATATTCACAGGGTTATTGCCAGCCTTTTCAGCCTTATCCTGCTGATTGGCCTGTTAACATTTATACTTATTCTTATGTATAAAAATGTGGTAGTCCTGGTTGACGACCTCCCCACATTAAAAGCTAAAGCCATTTCAAACATCGACCATATGTCGGTATTTATCCAGGAAACATTTGGATTTACCATCGAAAATCAGAAGAGTTTTCTGAAAGAAAGCGTGAACAACCTGTTCAAAGCCGGAAGTGAGTTTACCAATTCTATTCTGAACACTACCACCTCCACCATTTTCAAGCTTGGCATTTTGCCAGTATTCATCTTTTACCTGCTCTATTACCGGCATCATATCAGAGAATTTCTCGAAAAAGCCATTCCTGCAAAGCACAGTGAAAACGTCCAAAATATCATCCGGAAAGTTTCTTTCATCACTCCGCGCTATATAGGCGGTGTTTTCACGGTGGTTATGATCCTGTGTGTGTTGAACAGCCTTGGATTATACATCATCGGAATGAAACACGCTATTGTATTCGGTATTATTTCCGCTATGTTTTGTTTCATACCCTATTTCGGCACATGGATTGGTGCAAGCATTCCGTTTCTCTTTGCTTTGCTGACCGGCGACAGTCCAAATCTTGCACTGCATGTTATTTTTGTATTCCTGATCATTCAATTCACTGAAAACAATATCCTTACCCCTAATATTACCGGAAGCTATGTCCACCTGAATCCACTTTCCACTATTCTTTCCCTTATTGTTGGTGGTATGATCTGGGGACTGATAGGGATGTTTGTAATAGTACCCATTATGGCCATAATGAAAATAATATTTGATCAGTTCGAACCGCTGCAACCATATGCTTTCCTCATCGGGGAAAGGGTTTCAGAAGGACCTGGTTGGTTGCTCAGGCTTAGGAGCATGCTTACAATCAAGAAAAATAAATGATTACTTTTGCCCGGCTTTAACGATAATTACTTTGGATTTCCTTGATAAGACATTTACCATCATTGCTAAAACCCTTTTCGGGCTGGAAGAGGTTTTACTTCAGGAATTACAGGAATTGGGAGCCGAAGAGGCAGTCACTATTACCCGAGGGGTTTCCTTTCGTGGTGATCGTAAGCTATTGTATTCCTGCAATTACGCCAGCCGCCTCGCTTTGCGCTTTCTTGTCCCCATTGCCGAATTCCCTGCCAGAGACGAGGAAGAGCTGTATAACCGTATTAAGAGAATTCCATGGGAACAATATCTCGACATTCGCCAGACTTTTGCCATAGAAAGTAATATTTTCCGTTCCCGGTTAAACCATTCAAAATATATCGCCTTAAAAGCCAAGGATGCTATTGCTGATAGGTTTCGCGACAAAAGAGGCCAAAGGCCATCGGTAGATACCATTGAACCGGATGTTCGTATCAGTCTCCACATTCAGCAGGATAATTGCACGGTTCTGCTCGACAGCTCCGGAAGCTCCCTGCACCTGAGAGGTTACCGCAACCGTACCAGCCCGGCCCCCCTTAATGAAGTCCTGGCAGCAGGAATGATAAGGCTTTCGGGTTGGGACACCACAACCGACTTCGTTGATCCCATGTGCGGATCCGGAACTCTTCCCATTGAAGCATGCCTTATGGCAATGCACGTGCCTCCGGGAAAGATTCGTCAGGATTTCGGGTTCATGAAATGGAAAAACTTTGATGCTGATCTGTGGATGAAGATCCGGGAATCATTGGATAGCAAAATTCTATCCCGCCCTCCCTGCCGAATACAAGGATATGACAATAATCCGGATATGGTGTCAATATCACGCACACATGCAACATCCGCCGGTGTTAAGGCTTTTACGGATTTCGCCAAAAGAGATTTTTTCACTGCAGAACCTCCCTATCCTTCAGGTTTCATGATCACAAATCCTCCTTATGGTGAACGGATACAGGTTGAGAATGGTGCGTTATTCTACAAGAATATTGGCGATACCTTAAAAAAAATCTATGCAGGATATACCGCCTGGATATTAAGTGGTGATATGGATTCACTTAAACATCTGGGTTTAAAACCAAATAAAAAAATATCATTGCTAAACGGACAGCTTGAATGTAAATTCCAGAAATTTGAATTGTATTCAGGAAGCAGGAAAATCACAAAACACACAGAAGATTAAATCATTATGATGAATAATTTAAAAAGAATTGGAGTGTTTACTTCCGGAGGAGATTCCCCCGGTATGAATGCGGCTATTCGCGCAGTCGTCAGAACAGCCATCTATGAAAATATTGAACCTGTTGGTATCTACAGAGGATACCAGGGGCTCATTCACGGAGAAATGGAAATCATGCACAGCCGGTCTGTATCGAACATTATTCAACGTGGCGGCACCATCCTGAAATCGGCCAGAAGCGAGGAATTCAGGACTGAAGATGGAAGAAAAAAAGCTTACAACAATCTTATAAAACATAAAATTGATGCCCTGGTAGCAATAGGTGGGGACGGCACTTTTACAGGAGCCAGGATTTTCGGGGAAGAATATGACTTCCCTATTGTCGGGCTGCCAGGCACCATTGATAATGACCTTTTTGGAACGGACTTTACCATAGGCTACGATACAGCCATCAATACGGTTGTACAGGCAGTCGACAAGATCCGTGATACTGCCGACTCACACGACAGGCTTTTCATCATAGAGGTTATGGGACGAGATGCCGGGTTTATTGCCCTGCGAAGCGGTATTGCCACCGGCGCTGAAAAAATACTCATACCCGAAACCCCAACCTATATCGATAACCTGATCCGCCTGCTCAAACACGACTGGAGTAAAAATAAAACTTCAGGAATCATCATTGTTGCAGAAGGTGATGAGTCGGGTGGCGCCATCGAGGTAGCCAAAAGAATCAACGAAAAATTCACCCAGTATGAAACCAGGATATCCATCCTGGGACATATGCAACGTGGCGGTTCACCTACAGCCATGGACAGGGTTTTGGCGAGCCGTCTGGGTTATGAAGCTGTAAAAGCTTTGATAGATGGACAAAGAGATATCATGATCGGTGAGATTAACCACCACATCGTCCATACTCCTTTTGAAAAATCGATCAAGCACCATCAGACCGTGGATCTCGGACTGCTTGAAATAGCAAGGGTTCTGGCACTCTAATATACGGGTATTCCCGTAAATCCAATCCATCATGGAAACATCAACCCTTTTTGCCGATGTAATCTTACCCCTGCCCATTCCTGGTACTTTCACCTACAGGATACCCAGAGACAAGGCAGAAGAGATTATGGCCGGAAAAAGAGTGGTGGTTCAATTTGGAAAGAGAAAGATCTATTCGGCAGTCGTATTGGATGTCCATGACCGTATCCCGCAAAGCTATGCAGTAAAGTACATCCTGGATATCCTCGATGATCTTCCTGTTGTAAATGAAGTCCAACTACGGTTCTGGAGATGGATGTCGGAGTATTACCTCTCTACCCTCGGGGAAGTTATGCATGCCGCCCTTCCTTCAGGATTCAAACTTGCCGGTGAAACAAGGGTATTGCTCAATCCCGGGATGACTGCCGACCCGATCACATTAAATGAAAAGGAAACGCGAATCCTGGAGGCTCTTGGCTATCAGCATTCACTCACTATCCATGAGATCAGTAAGTTGCTCGATCAGAAAAAAGTCATGAACGTGGTAAAAACCCTTCTCGACAAATCCTTGATCATTACTGAAGAAGAGATCCACGACCGATACCGGCCCAGGCAGGAAACCTTTGTTTATCTGAATCCGGAGTATGAAGCTGAAGATAAACTCCATCAACTCTTTGATGAACTGAACCGCAGAGCGTTCAAGCAACTTCAAATGCTTGTCTCTTTCCTGAACCTTGCCCATGATGCGGCTACAAGGGAACAGGGTATCAGAAAAACAGACCTGATCAAAAGTGTTGATGCAACCTATGCCCAGTTCAATGCCCTGGAAAAAAAAGGAGTGTTCCTTACACGCGAGCAGGTGGTTTACCGCATGGCTTCTTTCAATGCAAGCCTTAACCCAAAGGAAATAATATTTACCGGATCCCAGGAACAGGCTTTGAGTGAAATCCGGGAAGTTTTTGCTCACAAGGATACTGTCCTGCTTCATGGGGTAACTTCCAGTGGTAAAACCGAAATCTATATACGGCTGATCCAGGAAACCATTGAAAAAGGCGAACAGGTTCTGTATCTTCTGCCGGAGATAGCCCTAACAACACAGATTATACAACGGCTCCGAAAATACTTCGGGAATAAGGTCGGTGTATACCATTCCCGGTTTAATGAGCACGAGCGTGTGGAAATATGGAAACGGTTATTAGAACCTAACAACGACCTCCCTATCATCCTGGGAGCCCGTTCTTCACTCTTCCTTCCCTTTAGTAATCTTGGTTTAATCATCGTTGACGAGGAATACGATACATCGTTCAAGCAATTCGACCCCGGTCCCCGGTATCATGCACGCGATAGCGCAATATATCTTGCACATCTTCACAAAGCCAAAACCATCCTGGGTTCTGCGACACCATCCTATGAATCATACTTTAATGCCCTTTCAGGAAAATATGGTCTGGTCTCGCTGAATGAACGATACGGCAATATTCAGTTGCCGGAGACAAAGTTCGTCGACCTCCGGCGCGATCATATCACCGGTAAGAAAAAAGCTCACTTTACCAGCACTCTTCTCCATCACATCAGAGATGCCCTCGACAATCATCATCAGGTGATACTCTTCCAAAACCGGCGGGGATTTTCAACAAGGCTGGAATGTCACCATTGTGGCTATACACCATCCTGCACCCGTTGCGATATTACCCTCACTTACCACAAAAGCCATGATCAGCTTCGTTGCCACTATTGCGGTTATTCCACACCCGTGCCTGCCCGATGCCCTTCCTGCGGTAGCAATGAAATCTTTATGAAAGGATTCGGAACAGAAAAAGTGGAAGAAGAATTGCAGATATTTTTTCCACAAGCCAGGATACGCAGAATGGACCTTGATACAACACGCGGGAAATTCTCACACCAGGAGATCATCAACGAATTCGAAGCCGGCAGGATCGATGTCCTGGTTGGAACTCAAATGGTAACCAAGGGACTGGACTTTGATAATGTAAGCCTTGTTGGGATCATGAATGCCGATAACCTGTTGAATTTCCCCGATTTCAGGTCGTTCGAGAGAGGATTCCAACTCATAACACAAGTGAGTGGGCGGGCAGGACGAAAGAATAAAGTGGGAACAGTTATCATTCAAACCTATAATGCCGCTCACCCAATATTGCAGTACATTGCTCAAAACGCATACCATCCAATGTTCCTGGAACAAATGAAGGACAGGCAGAAATTCCGCTACCCTCCCTACTACCGCTTGATCCGGATCCGTGTGAAACACCGCGACCCAGACCTGCTCAACGAAGCCAGCGGATTATATGCCCGTATCCTGAAAAAAACCTTGGGAAACCGCATCCTGGGCCCCGAATACCCCCTGGTCGCCAGGATTAAAAACCAATATATCAAAGACATCCTGGTTAAATCGGAAAAAGATGCTTCCATTTCCTGGGTTAAATCAAAAATACTTGAGGGAACCCAGGAACTACAATCGGAACATAAATTCAAAGGGATAATGATACAGATGGATATTGACCCGGTTTAGGAAAGGCTCCTTATTCTTTGATGATCAAAAATAAATCTTCATCATCCTTTTTCATCAGATATTTTTCGCGGGCGAATCGTTCCAGCACTTCCTTATCGGTCATAAGCTGATGCGAAGCGGTTTTATTCTTCTCTATTTCCTCCCGGTAAAAATCCATTTCACGCTCCATCTCTTTCAAAGAAGAAGATAACCTGTACTGATTTACCAGGCTGTTGTTGTCGAAAAAAGCAAGCCAGACAAAGAAGATCAGGGTAGCGTAAACGTATTTATTTTTGAAGAATCCCGGAATCCGCATATTATTTGAGCTTTACACAAAGGTAACCTAATGTTTTACTGGTTTCAAGCACAATATAAATATTTTTTCAAATGCACGATGTTCATATCATAAACCCAGCTGGTCGCTGATCCTGCTCATGGCCTGAATGCTTAGTGCAGCAAATTCATCCAATGGTATCCCTGCTTTTTCACATTCCAGGATAGTATCGCGGTTCACCGAAGCAGCAAAGCTTTTTTCTTTCATCCTTTTAGTCACGGATTTCGGCTTTACACTTGCGATTTTTTTATCCGGGTAAACCATTGCTGTTGCCATAACCAGTCCTGTTATGGTTTCTCCGGCAGCCAGGGCATGATGGAATAATTCTCTCCTTCCGTCGCTATGCGCGTACTCATTATGCAAACGTATGGCTTCAATAATTTCTTCATCAACCCCCTTCTCCCTGAGTATTTTAACCGTCTCATGTGTATGGGTTAATGGATCCGCGTTGGTGATCTCCACATCCAGGTCGTGCAATAAACCCGCCAGACCCCATTTTTCAACATCCTGACCGAGTTTTTCTGCCATTGCTCTCAGAACAGCTTCCGAGGCCAGGCAATGGTTTATCATTCGTTCATTTTTTACATAATGCCGGAGCAAATCAAGGGCTTCCTGTCTATTCATGATTTTACTTATTAATAATTCCCGAACTGATCTTTCTTAAGCCTCACATTGATCCATGAAGGGTCAAAAATTGCATTGTATTTCCGGTAAAAGGAGATAGCAGGTTCATTCCAATCGAGGACCTGCCACATTAGTCTTGCCACATTTTCCTCCCGGCTGATGCGAATTATCTCCCTGAACAGTTCACCCCCTATTCCCTTTCTCCTGTAATCCTGTTTAACAATAATATCTTCCAGGAAAATACATTTACCTTCCCAGGTAGAGTAAGAATAATAGTAAAATGCCATTCCCACTGTTTTTCCTTCCAGGATGGCAAGGATGACATGGAAAAAGGGGTGATCGCCAAAACCGTCCTCCATGAGTTTTTCAACCGTCACCGTCACAGCATCTGGGGCTTTTTCATAAACGGCAAGTTCACGTATAAGATTAAGCACTTCAGACATATCGGCTGCTTCCGCTTTCCGGATTATGATGTTCTCTGCCATTTCCCTGATTAGATTTAATGTGAATCAATACCATGAAGCATAAAAACCATATGTCTGAGTGATTTGGCTATTTCCGTCATATATTCATTTACCGCCTTAACACTACCGGGCAGCGCAAAAATCAGGGTATCACCCATGACCCCGGCTATACTGCGGCTGAGAAGAGCGTTGGCTTTTTCCATTCCATAGCGTATCCTTATACCTTCCATAATACCAGGTATCTCTTTATCCAGATTTTCCCTTATCACTTCCGGCGTAATATCGCGAGGCCCGATACCGGTACCACCGGTGGTGAAAACAAAATCAAGGCCTGAAACCGTGGCATCTTTAAGCAAAAGGTCTAATTGCACGGGATCGTCCGGAATAATATGATGCACAATATCAAATGGCCATCCTTCAAACCGGAAAAAAGTCTCCATAGCAGAAATAACTGCAGGGCCACTCAGGTCTTCGTATTCCCCGGAACTGGCCCGGTCACTCAGAGTGATCACAGCAGCCCTGAACTGATACGGGATGTATTCCAGGATGTCGCCTTCTTTTAACTTTCCTCCCCGTATTACCCTGCAAAAGATACCTTCCTTTGGCATCACACAGTTGCCAACCTCCCTGAATATGGCACAGGAATCCCCATGGCATTTCTTACCGATCTGCGTCACCTCCAGGATAACATCTCCTGAAACGAAGATATCCAATGGATGAGACTCATACAATAACATACCTTCTGTAGTAATATTTTCGGCAAACTCACCAAAAGCAATTGTCCTGCCGGCCAGTGCTGAAAACTTGTTCACGCTCTCCAACGCAAGCAGACTGATTTGGCGATGCCATTTACCCGAATGGGCATCCCCTTCTACCCCATTGTCATTCAAACTGATCTCCGCTACAGGCTTTTTAATCGTGCCCTTTTCCTCAGAGATATTTACCGAAACAATCCTGATTTTTTCCAACATGCGCTAAATCTTTTCCAATCCGGTATTACCGGATTTACAATGTTATTGATTATTTTTACCTGACAAATTTACCTAAAATTAACCCGACATGGAAAATACACAAGATCAAAACATGCTGATCCGGGAGATAGCCTCTCCTCTTTACAATGGAAAAGGATGGATGAAATTCCTCGGGATATTATCGATTATTTACGGGGTGTTTCTTGCATTAACTATTATTGGCATTCTGATCGCCTGGTTGCCGATCTGGCTGGGGATTCTGATTTACAATGCTGCTGTTTCCTGTGAAAATGCATACATGAACGGAGATAAGTACTCTTTGATGAAATCTATGCAGCAATTGCAAAATTATTTTGTTATTAACGGGGTACTTGCTTTAGTCGGAATAGTTTTCACAGCCATTGCACTCGGACTGGGATTGATCAGCACAATTTACCAATATCTCAATTTTTACTAATTACTTATAGCAGAACCGGCTGATGGCTTTATAGGCATCCTGTATACCCAGTTCACCTGCTTTGCTAAGATCGGCGCATCCTTCCTGAAGCCGGCTCACATATATCTGCGTTAATCCACGGTTGTAATAAGCTTCCGCAAGCCTGGGATCTTTTTCATAGGCTGTCAGGAAATCCTTTATGGCTTTTTCAAACTCTTTCATGCCCAGATAAATGTTGCCTCTGTTATAATATGCGATACCAAGTCCGGGCCTTAGTTCGATCACTTTTTGAGCATCATGCAAGGCTTTGGTTAAATCAGGTGATTCAGGTTCCTGATTCAATATCTGAGGATCGGCCTTTCCAAGACTTATGGTTACCTTGCTGCTGTACATGCCTTCAGAGAACCTCATCATCTCCAATTCATAGGCAACCAGGGAACGGTTCATAAAAGCAAGTTCATTCAGGGGATCCATTTCAATAACTTTACTATATGCTTCATAAGCATCCCGGTAATTTCTGAGCATGCTGCTCACCATGCCTTTGAAAAAATAGGATTTTGTCGAAAAAGGATCGTAAATGACCAGGCTATCGCTCAGTCTGAGAAGCCTTTCAGAGTCATGGTCGCTCAAAGAAGGAACTTCTCCTCCAAAGACCACCGGAATGCTTTCCTTTTTTTTCAGTGTCAGGTCATATAGTTTCTCATACCGTTTACCGGATCGTGATAATTCTATGAACCGGTCTTCATCAGTCACCACAAAACACGACAAGAGGGGTGCCGGGACCAGAGATTTATCCATCTGGGCAATTTTGCCTTCCTCCGACCGGGTTGTACGGAAATCTGCCTCAAACTGGATAATCTTATGGAAATACGATGAATCGGCGTATTTTTTAAATATATCATCGCTGTTTTCCCCTGTCCCATGCAAGGCATTGATTATGTCCATCGCCTTTTCATAATCGGCTCTGGCTCCGGCATTATCACCGGCACTTCCCCGTGCTGCCGACCGGTTAATATAGGCACCGGCAAAATCAGGAAAGAGTTCAATGGCTTTGGTGTAATCCTCGATGGCTTCAGGATATCGTTTAAGCTGATGACGCGCGGCAGCACGATTATATAAAGTATATACGTTTCTTGGATTAAGCATCAGAACGCGGTCAAAATCCAGGATGGCCCCTTCAAGATCCTCCATGTCCGCCTTTAACAGAGCACGGTTGTAATAAGTCAGGGCATTGTAGGGATCCATTTCGATCACTTTATTGAAATCAGCCATAGCCCCTGTAGAATCGTGCAATTCCAGCTTAACCATTGCCCGGGTGAAGTAAGAATAAGGATCATTGGGATCCAAACGAATGGCTTGTTGAAAATCCTCCAGTGCACTCTCATATTCTTTAACCTCCAGCCTGATTAAGCCCCGCTTTATGTAAGCTCCCGTATTGAAATAATCAAGCTGTATGGCTTTATTACAATCCTTGATGGCACCTTCGTAATCTTTCAGCTGGTTTCTGGCAATGGCCCTGTTAAGATATGCTGTTGCATCACTTACATCATATTTAATGGCCTGGTCGAAATCATCCCTGGCGCTGATATAGCTCTTCATATGAATTCTTGTTGCACCACGGCTTACATAAATTCCTGCGTTAAAAGGATCTATCTCCAAAGCCCTATTAAAATCCTGAAGTGCACTGTGATAGTTCTGCATCTGATCACGTGTAA
The DNA window shown above is from Bacteroidota bacterium and carries:
- a CDS encoding class I SAM-dependent RNA methyltransferase — translated: MDFLDKTFTIIAKTLFGLEEVLLQELQELGAEEAVTITRGVSFRGDRKLLYSCNYASRLALRFLVPIAEFPARDEEELYNRIKRIPWEQYLDIRQTFAIESNIFRSRLNHSKYIALKAKDAIADRFRDKRGQRPSVDTIEPDVRISLHIQQDNCTVLLDSSGSSLHLRGYRNRTSPAPLNEVLAAGMIRLSGWDTTTDFVDPMCGSGTLPIEACLMAMHVPPGKIRQDFGFMKWKNFDADLWMKIRESLDSKILSRPPCRIQGYDNNPDMVSISRTHATSAGVKAFTDFAKRDFFTAEPPYPSGFMITNPPYGERIQVENGALFYKNIGDTLKKIYAGYTAWILSGDMDSLKHLGLKPNKKISLLNGQLECKFQKFELYSGSRKITKHTED
- the priA gene encoding primosomal protein N': METSTLFADVILPLPIPGTFTYRIPRDKAEEIMAGKRVVVQFGKRKIYSAVVLDVHDRIPQSYAVKYILDILDDLPVVNEVQLRFWRWMSEYYLSTLGEVMHAALPSGFKLAGETRVLLNPGMTADPITLNEKETRILEALGYQHSLTIHEISKLLDQKKVMNVVKTLLDKSLIITEEEIHDRYRPRQETFVYLNPEYEAEDKLHQLFDELNRRAFKQLQMLVSFLNLAHDAATREQGIRKTDLIKSVDATYAQFNALEKKGVFLTREQVVYRMASFNASLNPKEIIFTGSQEQALSEIREVFAHKDTVLLHGVTSSGKTEIYIRLIQETIEKGEQVLYLLPEIALTTQIIQRLRKYFGNKVGVYHSRFNEHERVEIWKRLLEPNNDLPIILGARSSLFLPFSNLGLIIVDEEYDTSFKQFDPGPRYHARDSAIYLAHLHKAKTILGSATPSYESYFNALSGKYGLVSLNERYGNIQLPETKFVDLRRDHITGKKKAHFTSTLLHHIRDALDNHHQVILFQNRRGFSTRLECHHCGYTPSCTRCDITLTYHKSHDQLRCHYCGYSTPVPARCPSCGSNEIFMKGFGTEKVEEELQIFFPQARIRRMDLDTTRGKFSHQEIINEFEAGRIDVLVGTQMVTKGLDFDNVSLVGIMNADNLLNFPDFRSFERGFQLITQVSGRAGRKNKVGTVIIQTYNAAHPILQYIAQNAYHPMFLEQMKDRQKFRYPPYYRLIRIRVKHRDPDLLNEASGLYARILKKTLGNRILGPEYPLVARIKNQYIKDILVKSEKDASISWVKSKILEGTQELQSEHKFKGIMIQMDIDPV
- a CDS encoding GNAT family N-acetyltransferase, coding for MAENIIIRKAEAADMSEVLNLIRELAVYEKAPDAVTVTVEKLMEDGFGDHPFFHVILAILEGKTVGMAFYYYSYSTWEGKCIFLEDIIVKQDYRRKGIGGELFREIIRISREENVARLMWQVLDWNEPAISFYRKYNAIFDPSWINVRLKKDQFGNY
- the pfkA gene encoding 6-phosphofructokinase; its protein translation is MNNLKRIGVFTSGGDSPGMNAAIRAVVRTAIYENIEPVGIYRGYQGLIHGEMEIMHSRSVSNIIQRGGTILKSARSEEFRTEDGRKKAYNNLIKHKIDALVAIGGDGTFTGARIFGEEYDFPIVGLPGTIDNDLFGTDFTIGYDTAINTVVQAVDKIRDTADSHDRLFIIEVMGRDAGFIALRSGIATGAEKILIPETPTYIDNLIRLLKHDWSKNKTSGIIIVAEGDESGGAIEVAKRINEKFTQYETRISILGHMQRGGSPTAMDRVLASRLGYEAVKALIDGQRDIMIGEINHHIVHTPFEKSIKHHQTVDLGLLEIARVLAL
- a CDS encoding tetratricopeptide repeat protein, coding for MNVVNLSKRIVSVLILLMLTFNLTAQVNIKHFMTLGENALRENNFQDALKNFNVVITYKPDLFEPYFLRGIAKYNLGDYLGAESDFTRSIEMHPLYSHAYHYRGVTRDQMQNYHSALQDFNRALEIDPFNAGIYVSRGATRIHMKSYISARDDFDQAIKYDVSDATAYLNRAIARNQLKDYEGAIKDCNKAIQLDYFNTGAYIKRGLIRLEVKEYESALEDFQQAIRLDPNDPYSYFTRAMVKLELHDSTGAMADFNKVIEMDPYNALTYYNRALLKADMEDLEGAILDFDRVLMLNPRNVYTLYNRAAARHQLKRYPEAIEDYTKAIELFPDFAGAYINRSAARGSAGDNAGARADYEKAMDIINALHGTGENSDDIFKKYADSSYFHKIIQFEADFRTTRSEEGKIAQMDKSLVPAPLLSCFVVTDEDRFIELSRSGKRYEKLYDLTLKKKESIPVVFGGEVPSLSDHDSERLLRLSDSLVIYDPFSTKSYFFKGMVSSMLRNYRDAYEAYSKVIEMDPLNELAFMNRSLVAYELEMMRFSEGMYSSKVTISLGKADPQILNQEPESPDLTKALHDAQKVIELRPGLGIAYYNRGNIYLGMKEFEKAIKDFLTAYEKDPRLAEAYYNRGLTQIYVSRLQEGCADLSKAGELGIQDAYKAISRFCYK
- a CDS encoding molybdenum cofactor synthesis protein → MLEKIRIVSVNISEEKGTIKKPVAEISLNDNGVEGDAHSGKWHRQISLLALESVNKFSALAGRTIAFGEFAENITTEGMLLYESHPLDIFVSGDVILEVTQIGKKCHGDSCAIFREVGNCVMPKEGIFCRVIRGGKLKEGDILEYIPYQFRAAVITLSDRASSGEYEDLSGPAVISAMETFFRFEGWPFDIVHHIIPDDPVQLDLLLKDATVSGLDFVFTTGGTGIGPRDITPEVIRENLDKEIPGIMEGIRIRYGMEKANALLSRSIAGVMGDTLIFALPGSVKAVNEYMTEIAKSLRHMVFMLHGIDSH
- a CDS encoding septum formation initiator family protein; translated protein: MRIPGFFKNKYVYATLIFFVWLAFFDNNSLVNQYRLSSSLKEMEREMDFYREEIEKNKTASHQLMTDKEVLERFAREKYLMKKDDEDLFLIIKE
- a CDS encoding AI-2E family transporter — encoded protein: MNYRFPLIVRLTFILLFIFLFFYGVIVARNFLGPLVLAGLFSYLLLPLVNFLERHHIHRVIASLFSLILLIGLLTFILILMYKNVVVLVDDLPTLKAKAISNIDHMSVFIQETFGFTIENQKSFLKESVNNLFKAGSEFTNSILNTTTSTIFKLGILPVFIFYLLYYRHHIREFLEKAIPAKHSENVQNIIRKVSFITPRYIGGVFTVVMILCVLNSLGLYIIGMKHAIVFGIISAMFCFIPYFGTWIGASIPFLFALLTGDSPNLALHVIFVFLIIQFTENNILTPNITGSYVHLNPLSTILSLIVGGMIWGLIGMFVIVPIMAIMKIIFDQFEPLQPYAFLIGERVSEGPGWLLRLRSMLTIKKNK
- a CDS encoding DUF5362 domain-containing protein, which encodes MENTQDQNMLIREIASPLYNGKGWMKFLGILSIIYGVFLALTIIGILIAWLPIWLGILIYNAAVSCENAYMNGDKYSLMKSMQQLQNYFVINGVLALVGIVFTAIALGLGLISTIYQYLNFY
- a CDS encoding HDIG domain-containing protein; translated protein: MNRQEALDLLRHYVKNERMINHCLASEAVLRAMAEKLGQDVEKWGLAGLLHDLDVEITNADPLTHTHETVKILREKGVDEEIIEAIRLHNEYAHSDGRRELFHHALAAGETITGLVMATAMVYPDKKIASVKPKSVTKRMKEKSFAASVNRDTILECEKAGIPLDEFAALSIQAMSRISDQLGL